A section of the Fusarium falciforme chromosome 8, complete sequence genome encodes:
- a CDS encoding Long chronological lifespan protein 2 has protein sequence MRYLIAILSLLSLANAQFGGFFDQMFGQQGGHEQHHGQPQNNPSDASHYRNQYDNSVCDKYLCPDTLACVHFPHHCPCAWDAQQEKFELAEGQRICVSRGGFREGETARKLELARKGLL, from the exons ATGCGCTacctcatcgccatcctctccctcctgAGCCTTGCTAACGCCCAGTTTGGCGGCTTCTTTGACCAAATGTTTGGTCAACAGGGCGGCCACGAGCAGCACCACGGCCAGCCTCAGAACAACCCCAGCGACGCTTCTCACTACCGCAACCAGTACGATAACT CCGTCTGCGACAAGTACCTCTGCCCCGATACCCTCGCCTGCGTCCACTTCCCCCACCACTGCCCCTGCGCCTGGGATGCGCAACAGGAAAAGTTCGAGTTGGCTGAGGGCCAGCGCATCTGCGTCTCTCGTGGCGGGTTCCGCGAGGGCGAGACGGCGCGCAAG